Proteins encoded in a region of the Teredinibacter purpureus genome:
- a CDS encoding sodium:solute symporter family protein produces the protein MELHLIDSAIVIGYLVVMIAAGSIVSSKASKNLNTYFLGGNKIPWYALSLSNAGGMFDIAGTMWLVYLAFVYGMKSAFIPWLWPFFNQIFMMIYLAVWLRRSNAMTGAEWIATRFDQASSGGKMAHMVVVLFSTISIVGFLAYGFVGIGKFAEIFLPWGWHPHAYATLITLVTAVYVVQGGLMGVVLTDIIQYVLMTVSAIIIAVIAMNKVSPEMLAAVTPDGWGQMQFGWHLGLDWSGILESVNTKIESDGWELFTIFIMMALFKGLWVSMAGPVPTQSLQRILAAKSPREAALMSGASSVIVAIPRYLMIGGLTVLALVFFSGELNEMGPDIDFELILPFAISKFIPVGLMGLLLAGMLSAHMSTTSSFLNVTPAYIVNDVYKKYFRPNASQKTYIRMSYLVSAILAIASIFVGMVIESVDSITRWIVSALWGGYAAANVLKWHWWRFNGHGYFWGMIAGLLFALLMPIFSPDTKALYAYPAILFCSLAGCIVGTLLTPAEPKALLMSFYSSVRPWGFWKPVERWVKAEDPAFTPNQNFLRDMGNVTVGIVWQLSIMAAPLALVIKNWSTLIVLLVVASVGTVILKYSWYDKLENQ, from the coding sequence ATGGAACTTCATTTAATCGATAGTGCGATCGTAATCGGGTACCTGGTGGTGATGATTGCCGCTGGTTCTATCGTATCGTCAAAAGCCAGTAAAAACCTAAATACCTATTTTCTGGGTGGCAACAAAATACCTTGGTATGCCCTAAGCTTGTCAAATGCCGGCGGTATGTTTGATATTGCAGGCACAATGTGGCTGGTGTATTTGGCCTTTGTTTATGGAATGAAAAGTGCGTTCATTCCTTGGTTGTGGCCGTTTTTCAATCAAATCTTTATGATGATTTATCTTGCCGTTTGGCTACGTCGCTCTAATGCAATGACGGGTGCGGAATGGATTGCCACGCGTTTTGATCAGGCATCTTCTGGTGGCAAAATGGCACACATGGTCGTGGTGTTGTTTTCAACCATCTCAATTGTAGGTTTTCTGGCCTATGGATTTGTGGGTATCGGAAAGTTTGCGGAAATTTTCTTGCCCTGGGGTTGGCACCCACATGCCTATGCCACGCTCATTACACTTGTGACAGCGGTATACGTTGTACAAGGAGGGTTAATGGGGGTGGTGTTAACGGATATTATCCAATATGTATTAATGACAGTTTCGGCCATTATTATTGCGGTTATTGCCATGAATAAAGTGTCTCCCGAAATGTTGGCGGCTGTTACGCCTGACGGTTGGGGGCAAATGCAATTTGGTTGGCATTTAGGGCTCGACTGGTCAGGTATTTTGGAATCAGTCAACACTAAAATTGAAAGTGATGGCTGGGAACTATTTACCATCTTTATTATGATGGCGCTCTTTAAAGGGCTCTGGGTAAGTATGGCCGGCCCAGTGCCAACCCAAAGTTTACAGCGAATTTTGGCCGCAAAAAGCCCTAGAGAAGCTGCGCTAATGTCGGGGGCGAGTTCTGTTATTGTCGCCATTCCTCGTTATTTAATGATCGGGGGGTTAACGGTTTTAGCGCTGGTGTTTTTCAGCGGTGAGTTAAATGAAATGGGGCCGGATATTGATTTTGAATTAATTTTACCTTTTGCAATAAGCAAATTTATTCCTGTGGGGCTTATGGGATTATTGCTGGCGGGTATGTTGTCTGCGCATATGTCGACGACCAGTTCGTTTTTGAATGTGACGCCGGCGTATATTGTGAATGATGTGTATAAAAAATACTTTCGCCCTAATGCAAGCCAGAAAACGTATATTCGCATGAGCTATCTCGTGTCAGCGATACTGGCAATTGCGAGTATTTTTGTCGGTATGGTTATTGAATCTGTCGATTCTATAACGCGTTGGATTGTGTCCGCGCTATGGGGGGGCTACGCGGCGGCGAACGTATTGAAGTGGCATTGGTGGCGATTTAACGGGCATGGCTATTTTTGGGGAATGATTGCAGGTTTATTGTTTGCGTTATTAATGCCTATATTTTCCCCCGACACGAAGGCGCTCTATGCTTACCCTGCTATTTTATTCTGTTCGCTTGCAGGATGTATTGTGGGCACATTATTAACACCAGCAGAGCCTAAGGCACTATTGATGTCGTTTTATTCTTCAGTGCGTCCGTGGGGCTTTTGGAAGCCCGTTGAGAGGTGGGTGAAGGCTGAAGATCCAGCATTTACGCCTAATCAGAATTTTCTGCGAGACATGGGGAATGTGACGGTGGGGATTGTCTGGCAGTTATCCATAATGGCGGCTCCACTCGCATTGGTTATTAAAAACTGGAGTACATTGATAGTATTATTAGTGGTGGCCAGTGTTGGGACGGTGATACTAAAATATAGTTGGTACGATAAGTTGGAGAATCAATGA
- a CDS encoding beta-mannosidase yields MKKTIALNNDWTFRQVSVDTNGKDTPWLNATVPGHVHLDLLDNHVIDDPYWRDNEKSQQWIGEVDWEYQTHFNYADALSGNSHYEMCFDGLDTYADVYLNDQLILTADNMYDGWRVNVKDFLVHGSNHLRIVFHSVIKRTLPLYQENGFVYPANTSQPEPKLSVYSRKPGYHFGWDWGPRLVTCGIWRPICLEVFSCNRLSDVQFVQHSLDSTVSVLSLNVELNAPAESELSLSLIDADNSFEPVTLTIAPSTAAAVVHFTIDNPKFWWTLGLGEQPLYKLSLSLLKDGSVIDSWQHNVGLRTVELVHEDDESGKSFYFKLNGEPLYIKGSNCIPADFFVPRLGEIDYRKMLGYAVDANMNMLRLWGGAIYEEKVFYTLCDELGVLVWQDFMFACAAYPCGTEMAERIASEAAYNVKRIRNHTSLALWCGNNEISEGWHTWGWQQRYEYDEATCEKVWREYEAIFHEILPQAVAQYDPSRAYWASSPKYGFVDPKAKTDGDMHYWGVWFLGHERNGFNEYLPRFMSEYGLQAMPELKTFEAFSLPEDWDIQSSVLQTHQKQYANPSKNQFLDGYGMMIKYLEREYTVPKDFEQLAYMTQLLQADYLAFAIKAHRHNRPYCMGTMYWQLNDMWPVTSWASVDYFGRWKASHYAIRETYKPVIVVIVEEGDNTVLKVVSDKLDNTPVNVTLNLLSFGGEQYVTENLQVVAVANSSTEIFRCLTSDLLNQRNSHQCVLQAICYEKGEEVSSDLHYFHTNKALEFDSPELSIVVEQEGDIYTLVISTNTLVKNLFLKVDQHLLLNYFDVLPGQHCRIPLEKKITQNIEYIHYELCQ; encoded by the coding sequence ATGAAAAAAACGATAGCGCTCAACAATGATTGGACTTTTCGTCAAGTGTCTGTCGACACAAACGGCAAGGATACTCCGTGGCTAAACGCAACGGTTCCGGGGCATGTACATTTAGATTTGTTGGATAACCATGTCATTGATGATCCCTACTGGCGCGACAATGAAAAATCACAACAGTGGATAGGCGAAGTCGATTGGGAATATCAAACACATTTTAATTACGCTGATGCACTTTCCGGGAACAGCCACTATGAAATGTGTTTCGACGGTTTAGATACCTATGCCGATGTATATTTGAATGATCAGCTAATTCTGACGGCCGATAATATGTACGATGGCTGGCGTGTAAACGTAAAAGATTTTTTAGTTCATGGTAGTAATCATCTTCGTATTGTATTTCATTCTGTCATAAAAAGGACGCTGCCTTTATACCAAGAAAATGGTTTCGTTTATCCCGCTAACACCTCTCAGCCAGAACCTAAACTCAGCGTGTACTCCCGTAAGCCCGGTTATCATTTTGGTTGGGATTGGGGGCCTAGATTGGTGACTTGTGGCATTTGGCGGCCGATTTGTTTAGAGGTGTTTAGCTGTAATCGATTGTCTGATGTGCAATTTGTTCAGCACTCGCTGGATAGTACGGTGAGTGTATTGTCGTTAAATGTAGAGTTGAACGCTCCAGCAGAAAGTGAACTGTCCTTGAGCTTAATCGATGCTGACAATAGTTTTGAACCTGTTACGTTAACTATCGCCCCCAGTACCGCTGCAGCCGTTGTTCATTTTACGATAGATAACCCAAAATTTTGGTGGACGCTGGGGTTAGGGGAACAGCCTCTTTATAAATTGTCCTTATCGTTGCTAAAAGACGGCTCCGTTATAGATTCTTGGCAGCACAATGTCGGCTTGCGTACAGTGGAGTTGGTTCATGAAGATGATGAATCTGGAAAGAGTTTTTACTTTAAATTAAATGGCGAGCCGCTTTATATCAAAGGGTCTAATTGTATTCCCGCCGATTTCTTTGTGCCTAGGTTAGGGGAAATCGATTATCGAAAGATGTTAGGTTATGCCGTAGACGCTAACATGAATATGTTGCGTCTTTGGGGCGGGGCAATATACGAAGAAAAAGTATTTTATACCTTGTGTGACGAATTAGGGGTTTTGGTATGGCAAGACTTTATGTTTGCGTGCGCAGCGTACCCCTGCGGTACCGAAATGGCCGAGCGAATTGCCTCTGAGGCCGCCTATAATGTAAAGCGTATTCGAAACCATACCAGTTTGGCTCTGTGGTGCGGGAACAATGAAATTTCTGAGGGCTGGCATACTTGGGGCTGGCAGCAACGTTATGAGTATGACGAGGCTACGTGTGAAAAAGTATGGCGTGAATATGAAGCTATATTTCATGAAATTTTACCTCAAGCGGTCGCGCAATATGACCCCTCTCGGGCGTATTGGGCGTCGTCACCGAAATATGGTTTTGTAGATCCTAAAGCTAAAACTGACGGAGATATGCATTATTGGGGGGTTTGGTTTCTTGGGCACGAGCGAAACGGTTTCAATGAATATTTGCCGCGATTTATGAGTGAATATGGCCTGCAAGCCATGCCAGAATTAAAAACGTTTGAGGCCTTTTCCCTTCCAGAGGATTGGGACATTCAATCCTCTGTTTTACAAACACATCAAAAACAATATGCTAATCCGTCAAAAAATCAGTTTCTTGATGGGTACGGCATGATGATCAAATACCTTGAGCGTGAATATACCGTGCCGAAAGATTTTGAGCAGTTGGCGTATATGACCCAGCTATTACAGGCTGACTATCTCGCTTTTGCCATTAAGGCGCACCGGCATAATAGGCCCTATTGCATGGGGACAATGTATTGGCAGCTTAACGATATGTGGCCTGTTACTTCTTGGGCTTCGGTCGATTACTTCGGTCGATGGAAGGCCTCTCATTATGCGATTCGAGAAACGTATAAACCGGTCATTGTGGTGATTGTCGAAGAAGGTGATAACACGGTTTTAAAAGTGGTGTCCGATAAACTGGATAATACGCCGGTTAACGTTACGCTTAATTTGTTATCGTTTGGTGGAGAGCAGTACGTAACAGAAAATCTTCAAGTTGTTGCCGTTGCGAATAGTAGTACAGAAATATTTCGATGTTTGACGTCTGACTTGTTAAACCAGCGAAACAGTCACCAATGTGTACTCCAAGCGATCTGTTACGAAAAGGGTGAGGAAGTGAGTTCAGACTTACATTATTTCCATACGAATAAAGCACTTGAATTCGATTCGCCTGAATTGTCGATAGTAGTTGAACAAGAGGGCGATATTTATACGCTTGTTATATCGACCAATACACTTGTAAAAAACTTATTTTTAAAAGTGGATCAACATCTACTGTTGAATTATTTTGATGTGCTGCCGGGGCAACATTGTCGTATTCCGCTCGAAAAAAAGATTACTCAAAATATTGAGTATATTCATTATGAACTTTGTCAGTGA
- a CDS encoding YigZ family protein, with the protein MAMKPYQQLTHSVVFELEEKRSRFLCYLYPVTSREQSLMRLESLRVEFPDARHHCWAYVIGDPKQPITQAYNDDGEPAGTAGKPILNVLVQRGAGDACAIVVRYFGGIKLGAGGLVRAYGSSVSQALDHATLAAKIPLAELSVLIDFNFEAVARRLVARCSGEVLEVNYGVEVTLVVVLPIDQEGIFRKALQSSTSGSATIQACGSATIQA; encoded by the coding sequence ATGGCAATGAAGCCTTATCAGCAGTTAACCCATTCGGTCGTGTTTGAGTTAGAGGAAAAACGTAGCCGTTTCTTGTGTTATCTCTATCCCGTCACTTCTCGAGAGCAATCGCTGATGCGCTTAGAAAGCCTTCGGGTCGAGTTTCCTGATGCACGGCATCATTGCTGGGCGTATGTCATTGGCGATCCGAAGCAACCTATAACGCAAGCGTATAATGATGATGGTGAACCAGCGGGTACGGCGGGTAAGCCTATACTGAACGTACTGGTGCAGCGAGGGGCGGGGGATGCTTGTGCGATCGTTGTTCGCTACTTTGGCGGCATTAAATTAGGCGCTGGTGGCCTTGTCAGGGCTTATGGTTCGTCGGTATCGCAGGCGTTGGATCACGCTACGTTGGCCGCGAAAATACCGTTGGCTGAACTTTCGGTTTTAATCGATTTCAATTTTGAAGCAGTGGCTCGCCGTTTGGTTGCACGTTGTTCAGGCGAAGTGTTAGAGGTAAATTACGGCGTAGAAGTAACACTCGTTGTGGTGCTGCCTATAGACCAAGAGGGTATTTTCAGAAAAGCTTTGCAGTCGTCGACAAGTGGTAGTGCGACTATTCAAGCGTGTGGTAGTGCGACTATTCAAGCGTAA
- a CDS encoding XdhC family protein produces MLSSSSLNILQSIYERLVAHEEIFLITVLSTWGSSPRPPGSMMVWSEKSGVIGSVSGGCVEDDLIKRLLAREFDGSLPCEIPYGGEADAQGEIRLPCGGILKVLIENVLPCDLSEWKAIRDYVAERQGVSRCICRASGAWRFVVSQSHSLKSSDTHLQVYMGPTRKLLIIGANQTSFYLANYASSLDFDVTICDPSDSLSDLWQTEAFEFVGIYPDGLIDDRFSDSNSAIVAVSHDPRLDDMALLEALPSDAFYVGVMGSQKTTVARLKRLRELDVTSAQIERLHAPIGLDIGSKTPAEIAISIAAQLVKCYGH; encoded by the coding sequence ATGTTGTCATCTTCTAGCCTGAATATTCTCCAATCTATTTATGAGCGATTGGTCGCACATGAAGAGATCTTTCTTATCACCGTGTTAAGCACGTGGGGTAGCTCTCCTAGGCCTCCTGGCTCCATGATGGTTTGGAGTGAAAAGAGTGGTGTTATTGGCTCTGTTTCGGGTGGTTGTGTAGAGGACGATCTTATCAAGCGCTTGCTAGCTAGGGAGTTCGATGGATCTTTGCCTTGTGAAATACCGTACGGTGGAGAGGCGGATGCGCAAGGCGAAATCCGCTTGCCTTGCGGTGGAATACTTAAAGTATTAATCGAAAATGTGTTGCCTTGCGATCTTTCCGAGTGGAAAGCCATACGTGATTACGTTGCTGAGCGGCAAGGTGTGAGCCGGTGTATTTGTCGGGCGTCGGGTGCTTGGCGGTTTGTGGTGAGCCAATCTCACTCGTTAAAGTCTTCCGATACACATTTACAAGTCTATATGGGGCCAACACGAAAGCTTTTAATAATAGGCGCGAATCAAACAAGTTTTTATTTGGCGAACTATGCGAGCTCGCTCGATTTTGATGTCACCATTTGTGACCCGAGCGATTCATTAAGCGATCTGTGGCAGACAGAAGCGTTTGAATTCGTGGGCATATATCCGGACGGGCTTATTGATGACCGTTTTTCCGATTCGAACTCAGCGATTGTGGCGGTGTCACACGACCCAAGGTTGGATGACATGGCGTTACTTGAGGCCTTACCAAGTGATGCGTTTTATGTGGGCGTGATGGGCTCACAAAAGACAACCGTGGCCAGACTAAAGAGGTTAAGAGAGCTAGACGTTACAAGCGCGCAAATCGAGCGGTTACACGCGCCCATCGGTTTGGATATTGGCAGTAAAACACCCGCTGAAATTGCAATTAGTATCGCGGCACAGCTTGTTAAGTGTTATGGGCACTGA
- a CDS encoding nucleotidyltransferase family protein, which yields MGTDPLTPGFLVLAAGASRRFGSCCKLASLVGSKGPMLDATLAEIHSVSSKVAVVTSSMNAVINERVANLGIQSFAFPAQSPGIGESIRFGVASTPHWGGWIICLADMPFIAAQTYQAILTEAQHYSLVAPSIGGRRGHPVYFSNRYQSSLLALQGDVGAAALLAQNAAELHLLECDDKGIFYDIDTPENLSSLPEYSCLRD from the coding sequence ATGGGCACTGATCCTTTAACGCCAGGGTTTCTAGTGCTGGCCGCTGGGGCTTCCCGTCGCTTTGGTTCATGCTGTAAATTGGCCTCTCTTGTCGGTTCCAAAGGGCCAATGCTGGACGCAACTTTAGCCGAAATTCATTCTGTTTCCTCTAAAGTTGCCGTTGTCACCTCCTCTATGAACGCAGTTATCAATGAGCGGGTGGCTAACCTTGGTATCCAATCGTTTGCTTTTCCAGCACAATCGCCCGGCATAGGGGAGTCTATTCGGTTTGGTGTGGCGTCGACCCCTCATTGGGGGGGCTGGATTATTTGCTTAGCGGATATGCCTTTTATCGCGGCTCAAACCTATCAAGCGATATTGACCGAAGCACAGCACTATTCGCTAGTGGCCCCCAGTATAGGGGGAAGGCGTGGGCATCCTGTTTATTTTTCTAATCGTTACCAATCTTCGTTGCTTGCGCTACAAGGAGATGTTGGTGCAGCAGCGTTACTCGCTCAAAATGCTGCCGAATTGCACCTTCTAGAGTGCGATGATAAAGGTATTTTTTACGATATCGATACCCCTGAAAACCTTTCTAGCCTTCCAGAATACTCGTGTTTGCGCGATTGA
- the pspA gene encoding phage shock protein PspA has translation MGIFSRFSDIINSNINSLLDKAEDPEKLVRLIIQEMEETLVEVRTVSAKSIADKKELLRKKQWLADQVDAWEGKAELAIQKGREDLAKGALAEKLKFINEGVDVDSELDAIEDGLQSLEGEITQLQQKIAEAKARQKSLVARQKTATTKLKARMVLKGGSVEETLSKLEGYERKLDELEGKAESFDLGEKSLADEIEQLAKNDEIEVQLAALKARVNAKTDGQN, from the coding sequence ATGGGCATTTTTTCCCGATTTTCAGACATTATTAATTCAAATATTAATTCATTGCTCGATAAGGCAGAAGACCCTGAAAAATTGGTTCGCCTTATAATTCAAGAAATGGAAGAGACATTGGTTGAGGTTCGGACCGTTTCAGCGAAATCTATTGCGGATAAAAAAGAGTTACTTCGAAAAAAGCAATGGCTAGCGGACCAAGTTGATGCGTGGGAAGGCAAAGCCGAACTCGCTATACAAAAAGGCCGAGAAGATCTTGCCAAAGGAGCCTTGGCTGAAAAATTAAAATTCATTAATGAAGGCGTGGATGTCGATTCAGAGCTTGATGCAATTGAAGATGGCTTACAGTCTCTTGAGGGTGAAATTACGCAGCTTCAGCAAAAAATTGCGGAGGCGAAAGCACGTCAAAAATCGTTAGTCGCTCGCCAAAAAACAGCCACCACAAAATTGAAAGCACGTATGGTGCTTAAGGGTGGATCAGTCGAGGAAACACTGTCTAAGCTGGAAGGCTACGAACGTAAACTGGACGAGCTTGAAGGCAAAGCAGAATCTTTTGATTTGGGTGAGAAATCGCTCGCTGACGAAATAGAACAGCTGGCTAAGAATGATGAAATTGAAGTACAGCTCGCAGCATTAAAAGCGAGAGTTAATGCTAAAACCGACGGACAAAACTGA
- the pspB gene encoding envelope stress response membrane protein PspB → MWYQIIGILETPLILFCLFIAPIWVYMHYKHKGKPVTAETEGDKKKIEELLAMADKMENRIDTLESILDKQDPNWRHEV, encoded by the coding sequence ATGTGGTACCAAATTATAGGCATACTCGAAACGCCGTTGATTCTTTTTTGCTTATTCATTGCCCCTATATGGGTATACATGCATTACAAGCACAAAGGTAAGCCTGTGACGGCAGAGACTGAAGGCGATAAAAAGAAGATCGAAGAATTGTTAGCGATGGCTGACAAAATGGAAAATCGTATTGATACGCTGGAGTCCATTTTGGATAAACAAGACCCCAACTGGAGGCACGAGGTATGA
- the pspC gene encoding envelope stress response membrane protein PspC, protein MSEFRNERKLYRNRKRGVVGGICAGLADYFDVDVVLVRIIAITCLFFTLQVAFIAYWVAYFVLNDDPKTLTNKSGHLKSKFRNSYQRKAVFSSVHDRFRKVETRIRTLEAYVTSPRFKLSDEIDSL, encoded by the coding sequence ATGAGTGAATTCAGAAACGAAAGGAAATTATACCGAAATAGGAAGCGCGGCGTCGTTGGTGGTATTTGTGCGGGCCTGGCAGATTACTTCGACGTAGATGTGGTGTTAGTTCGAATTATCGCTATCACGTGTTTATTCTTTACGCTTCAGGTTGCATTCATCGCGTATTGGGTAGCGTACTTCGTACTTAATGATGATCCGAAGACGTTGACCAATAAGAGTGGTCATCTGAAATCGAAATTCCGTAATTCTTACCAAAGAAAAGCGGTATTCAGTAGCGTACATGATCGCTTCCGGAAAGTGGAAACGCGTATAAGAACGTTAGAAGCTTATGTGACATCACCGCGCTTTAAACTCAGTGATGAGATCGATAGTTTGTAG
- a CDS encoding DUF1439 domain-containing protein, with protein MKKVGFLIAFITVVILIGMYIYFSGKNYLIVVPESEIQQKLNTKLPLKKSYFVFFDITLDNPRVDLVEGSDRINAGLDVELNIKIVNEGKPLGGTVDVSGALQYRPEEGAFYLLDPKVENLVMQGLPSELQEKASKVAEKALLTFYSERPLYRLKASDVKQAAAKLTLKNIVVNKEALEITLGL; from the coding sequence GTGAAAAAAGTAGGTTTTTTAATCGCTTTTATAACCGTCGTTATTTTAATCGGTATGTATATCTATTTCAGTGGAAAAAATTATTTGATTGTTGTACCTGAGAGTGAAATACAGCAAAAGCTAAACACTAAGCTTCCATTAAAGAAATCGTATTTTGTTTTTTTTGACATAACCTTGGATAACCCGAGAGTTGACCTTGTTGAGGGGAGTGATCGGATTAACGCGGGGCTGGATGTAGAACTCAATATTAAAATTGTTAACGAAGGTAAACCTCTTGGCGGGACTGTCGATGTGTCGGGTGCGTTGCAGTATCGTCCAGAGGAAGGTGCGTTTTATTTGCTCGATCCCAAAGTCGAAAATCTCGTTATGCAAGGGTTGCCTAGCGAGCTTCAAGAAAAAGCGTCGAAGGTAGCAGAGAAAGCGTTGCTAACGTTTTATTCAGAGCGCCCGCTGTATCGTTTAAAAGCATCGGATGTAAAACAGGCGGCGGCCAAGCTAACATTGAAAAATATTGTTGTTAATAAGGAAGCGTTGGAAATTACGCTTGGTTTATAA
- a CDS encoding GH36-type glycosyl hydrolase domain-containing protein, with product MKFGYFDDQNREYVVTRPDTPRSWTNYLGSTEYGAIITNNAGGYSFYKSAAQGRFTRYRSNAVPMDQPGRNIYIRDQDSGDYWSNAWQPVGKPLEEYKSECRHGTAYTTITSQYSNIESSSTYFVPLNQTNEIWHTTLTNKGDTPRKLRLFTFVEYTNNWNLTNDLLNLQYSAYIVKMSVKDGIIDHGTNVSMDPNPDDFEDSDQGRHTFLAVAGADVSGYDTDREKFLGPYRSYHNPLAVEQGECGQSIAVADNGCGTLQIDIELQPGESRSFCVIMGIGRADVEGAAARAQFSDMINVEKALDDVKDYWHSKLNNFSANTPDTELNSFFNTWNPYNCLITFAWSRAASLVYNGERDGLGYRDTVQDMLGTLHSIPAEAQERLELMITGQVSTGGAMPVVKPYAHTPGTEALPDETEYRSDDCMWLFNTVPALVKETGDMSFYDKILPYGDKGDDTVLGHLRRAIEFSLNRLGNHGLPCGLLADWNDCLELGQDGETVFVAMQLRFALSTYIEICTMKGALDSEITWAKGHLATLDKNLDEHTWDGAWYRRAFRVDGFVFGSSESEEASIFLNPQTWSVLSGHASEEKAKLAMDSVNERLATDAGLMVLDPPVTKLDPSIMRARLFNPGMKENGAVFCHTQGWVVMAESMLGNGNRGYDYLRTFMPAAFNEKAEVRESEPYVFCQSTHSKYSPRYGASRLPWLTGAATWAYHATSQYMLGIRPEYDGLKIDPCIPSHWPSFTATRIFRDKTFNISVENPNGIEKGVASVTVNGQLIEGNVIDPNTCKAINTVVVIMG from the coding sequence ATGAAATTCGGTTATTTCGACGACCAAAATCGCGAGTATGTAGTTACTCGCCCAGACACCCCTCGCTCCTGGACTAACTACCTAGGCTCAACCGAGTACGGAGCGATTATTACCAATAACGCTGGTGGTTATAGTTTCTACAAATCCGCAGCTCAAGGGCGCTTTACTCGCTATCGCTCAAATGCTGTGCCTATGGACCAGCCCGGTCGCAATATCTATATTCGCGACCAAGACAGCGGAGATTACTGGTCGAACGCATGGCAGCCGGTAGGTAAACCTCTAGAAGAATACAAAAGCGAATGTCGACACGGCACGGCCTACACAACAATAACCTCACAATATTCCAATATTGAATCCAGCAGCACCTATTTTGTACCGCTTAACCAGACCAATGAAATCTGGCACACAACCCTCACCAACAAAGGCGATACGCCGCGCAAGCTTCGCCTTTTTACGTTTGTGGAATACACCAACAATTGGAATTTGACAAACGACCTGCTGAACCTCCAATACTCCGCTTACATTGTGAAAATGTCGGTAAAAGACGGCATTATCGATCACGGCACCAACGTCAGCATGGACCCAAACCCTGACGACTTCGAAGATTCGGACCAAGGCCGTCACACCTTTCTTGCCGTTGCGGGTGCCGATGTTAGTGGGTACGACACCGACCGCGAAAAATTTCTAGGGCCTTACCGCAGTTACCACAACCCACTAGCGGTTGAACAAGGTGAATGCGGTCAGTCTATCGCCGTCGCGGATAATGGCTGTGGTACGCTGCAAATTGACATTGAGCTACAACCGGGCGAGAGTCGATCGTTCTGTGTGATTATGGGAATAGGCCGCGCCGACGTCGAAGGTGCTGCCGCACGTGCTCAGTTTTCCGATATGATAAACGTCGAAAAAGCCTTAGACGATGTTAAAGACTACTGGCACTCGAAGTTAAATAACTTTAGCGCCAACACGCCCGATACCGAACTTAACAGCTTTTTTAATACTTGGAACCCTTACAACTGCCTGATTACCTTCGCGTGGTCACGCGCGGCAAGCTTAGTCTATAACGGCGAGCGCGATGGGCTTGGCTATCGTGACACCGTACAAGATATGCTCGGCACACTGCATTCCATTCCCGCAGAGGCACAAGAACGATTAGAATTAATGATTACAGGGCAAGTTTCTACTGGCGGCGCGATGCCCGTCGTGAAGCCTTACGCCCATACTCCCGGCACCGAAGCACTGCCTGACGAAACGGAATACCGTTCCGACGATTGCATGTGGCTATTCAATACCGTGCCAGCACTGGTGAAAGAAACCGGTGACATGAGCTTCTACGACAAAATACTGCCCTATGGCGACAAAGGTGACGACACCGTTCTAGGGCACCTGCGTCGCGCAATTGAATTCAGCCTAAACCGGCTGGGCAATCACGGATTACCCTGTGGCTTACTTGCAGACTGGAACGATTGCCTTGAACTAGGTCAAGACGGCGAGACTGTATTTGTTGCCATGCAATTACGCTTCGCACTCTCGACCTACATCGAAATATGTACCATGAAAGGCGCGCTCGACAGCGAAATTACGTGGGCAAAAGGCCACCTCGCCACTCTCGATAAAAACCTTGATGAACACACGTGGGACGGTGCGTGGTATCGCCGCGCTTTCCGGGTCGACGGTTTTGTTTTTGGTTCGAGCGAAAGCGAAGAAGCCTCCATCTTTCTCAACCCACAAACGTGGTCTGTACTTAGCGGCCATGCCTCTGAAGAAAAAGCAAAACTCGCAATGGATAGTGTTAACGAGCGACTTGCAACTGACGCTGGCCTAATGGTACTAGACCCTCCCGTCACAAAACTTGACCCTAGCATTATGCGTGCGCGCTTATTCAACCCAGGCATGAAAGAAAACGGGGCTGTTTTTTGTCATACCCAAGGCTGGGTTGTAATGGCCGAAAGTATGCTTGGAAACGGTAATCGTGGTTATGATTACTTAAGAACATTCATGCCCGCGGCCTTCAACGAAAAAGCTGAAGTGCGCGAAAGTGAGCCCTACGTATTTTGCCAAAGCACCCACAGTAAATACAGCCCTCGATACGGCGCTTCTCGTCTACCATGGCTGACTGGCGCGGCAACATGGGCCTATCACGCTACGTCTCAGTATATGTTGGGCATTAGACCTGAATACGACGGTTTAAAGATCGACCCGTGTATTCCTTCACACTGGCCCAGTTTTACAGCTACTCGTATTTTTCGTGATAAAACGTTTAATATTTCAGTGGAAAACCCCAACGGAATCGAAAAAGGCGTGGCTAGCGTAACCGTTAACGGTCAGCTCATTGAAGGTAATGTTATCGACCCCAATACGTGCAAGGCAATCAATACCGTTGTTGTGATAATGGGCTAA